The region GGGCCCCGGTCACCGCAGCCGTCAGTTCTTCCGCGCGACGCCGCCGAGCAGGTTGTGCGCGCCGGGGGCCGGCGGGGTGAGGCGCGGACCGTCGGGCCACCAGTCGAAGAGGTAGCTGAGGCCGGGCTCGACCATCTCCAGGCCGCAGAAGAGTTCCTCGATCTCCTCCCGGCGCCGGTAGTAGCAACTGCCCATCATGGCGTTGAAGCGCTTCTGCGAGTCCTCGGCGAGTTGGGCGCGGTCGCTGCCGTCGGCCGGGTTGAACAGGTGCGAGATGGCGACGTAGGAGCCCGGGGCGAGCGCGTCGACGTAGGCCCGCATGATGTCGGCGGGCCGCTCGTCGTCGGTGACGTGGTGCAGGGTGTTGCACTGGATCAGCGCGACCGGCCGGGTGAGGTCGAGGTTCGACGTCACGATCGGGTCCGCCAGCAGGTCGGCCGGCTCGCGCAGGTCGGCGACCGCGAAGTGGGTGCGGTCGTTCTCCTCCAGCAGCGCCCGCCCGTGAGCGGCGACCGACGGGTCGTTGTCGATGTAGACCACGCGCGCCTCGGGGTTGAGCCGTTGCGCGGCCTGGTGGGTGTTCTCCGCGGTCGGCAGGCCGGAGCCCAGGTCGAGGAACTGGTCGATGCCCGCCTGCCCGGACAGGAAGCGCACGACGCGGATCAGCCATGCCCTGCACTGCTTGCCGACCTCGGCGGCCTCCGGGGCGATCTCCAGGATCTTCCGGTAGACCACCCGGTCCACCTCGAAGTTGTCCTTGCCCCCCACGAACGCGTCGTACACCCTGGCGATGCTGGGCTGGCTGGTGTCGACGTGCGGGATGGAGGTCTCGTCGGTGTTCGGCATCGGGCCCACTCGGATTCGCTAGGCGGTTGATCTCCGCCCCAGCGTATGCGGCCGTGTTCGGGGCGTAAACGGTCAATCGGCCGCACGGTCACTCGGCCGCGCCGAAGCGCACCTCGTGCTGCTCGGCCGACTCCTCGGCGAAGCCGAGCAGCCCACGGCCTTCCGCCTCCAGAGCGGCGGAGTCCCTCCTGGACAACCGAGCCAGAGGCCGGACGTGCAGGACCGCGGTGGTGCCCTGCCTGCTGATCTCCCAGGTCCCGCGCACGAAGCCGTCGAGCAGCACTGTGCCGGGGAAAACCCCGCTGTTCGCGCCGAACAGCAGCTTGCGGTGCCGCTCGGTCATGATCCGGGTGCGGTCGGCGTGGGAGAGCAGCACGTTGTCGTAAGGCGGCAGGAAGCGCGGCGGAGCGGGCACGTCCGGTTCGGGCCGGGGCGCGTCGGGCAGGTCGAACAGCTCGCGTCCGTGCTCGTCGCGGAACACCCGCAGGCCCAGACCGCGCACGAGCTCCCGCAGCCCGATCAGGCCGGACCACGTCTGCACGTCGGCGACGGTGGCGGGTCCGAACGCGGCCAGGTAGCGACGGACGACGTCCTCCAACGACGGCACCGGGTCGAGCTGCCTGCCGAGCCAGGTCTCGGCGGTGGCGTAGGTCGGCTGCCCGCTCCTGCCCCAGACCGCCCTCGGCGGGATCTGCACCAGCGGCAGCAGGCTGCGCACCGCGTAGCCGAGGCGGGCGGGGTCCTCCTGCGGCCACCGCTCGGCCAGCAGCGGCCGGAGCTGCGCGAGGGTCCGCGGCTTCTCGTCGAGCAGCTTGCGCCCGTAGGCCGCGATCTCCCGGTGCTCCACGCCGACGGGGTGGTTGCGGGCGAGGTCGCGGTCGATCGGCGGCTGCATGAGCGGCCGCAGGGTGAGGCAGTCGTCGGCGGTGACCAGGTGGACCGTGCTGCGCATGAGCACGATCCGCACGAGGCTGCGGTCGAGCAGCCGTTGCGCGAGGTCGTCGGGGGCGAAACCGTCGAGTCGCGTCCAGAGCCCGAAGTAGGGCGGTATGGGCACCTGCGCCTGCATGCCGACCAGGTGCTCCACGGCTTCGACCGGTGTACGCGTCGAGCGTTCGAGCAGGAGTTGCCGGTGCAGCGTGGCCCGGTTGAGGTCGCGTGCCGAGAGAACGTCGACTGCCATGGACCAAGGTTACGGACCCGGCCCGTCAGCCGCCGCTGCTCAGCGCGCGGCTTCGCGCAGCACGAGGTCGAGGAAACCGGGGAACCGGCGGTCCAGCTCGTCGCGGCGCAGGGTGTTGAGCCTGCGGGTGCCGTCGTCGCGCTGGCGGATCAGGCCCGACTCGCGCAGCACCCGGAAATGCCTGCTCAGCGCCGACTTCGCGACCGGGAGGTCGAAGGTGCCGCACGCCACCTCGGTCCGCTGGTCGAGGGCGCGCACGATGCTCAGCCGCACCGGGTCGCACAGGGCGCTCAGCACCGCGAAGAAGTCGATCTCGGACTCATCCGGATGGAGCAGCGGGGAGGCGGTGCGACTGGCCACGCGCACAGTATGCGGCGCCGCCATGTTCGCATCAATGTGAACACGGTCATGTTCGCACTGATGCGAACATGGCATAGGCTGACGGCACTGGCATCCCTCGGAAGGAACATCCCATGACGTCGAAGATCGGTGTCGGCATCGTCGGGCTCAGCGTCAACGGCGGTTGGGCGGCCCGGGCCCACGTCCCCGCGCTGGCCGCGCTCGACGGCTACGAGCTCCGCGCCCTGGCGGCGAGCGGCCCGGAGTCGGCCAGGGCCGCGGGTGAGCACTTCGGCGTGGCGCACGGCAGCGTCGACGACCTCGTCGCACGCGACGACGTCGACCTCGTGGTGGTGACCGTCAAGGTGCCGCACCACCGCGAGCTGGTGATGGCCGCGCTGGAGGCGGGCAAGTCGGTGCTCAGCGAATGGCCGCTGGGAAACGGCCTCGCCGAGGCCGAGGAGATGGCCGCCGCGGCCGAGTCCCGGGGACTGCGCGGGTTCGTCGGACTCCAGGCGCGCTCGGCGGCACCCGTCCGCCACCTGCGCGACCTGATCTCCGACGGCTACGTGGGTGAGGTGCTGTCCACCAGCATCATCGCGTCGGGCGGGCGGTGGGGCGCCACCTTCGAACCGCGCGGTGAGTACCTGCTCGACCGCGGCAACGGCGCCACCATGCTCACCATCCCGTTCGGCCACACCGTCGACGCCCTCGCGATGGTGCTGGGCGAGTTCACCGAGGTCAGCTCGACCATCGCGACACGCAGGGCGGAGGTCGGCGAGGAGGGGACCGGGCGGCTCGCCCCGATGACGGCCGAGGACCAGCTCGTCGTCGCGGGAGTGCTGGACGGCGGCGCGGTCGCGTCGGTCCACTACCGCGGCGGCATCTCGCACGGCACCGGCTTCCACTGGGAGATCAACGGGACCGAAGGCGATCTGGTGATCAGCGGCGAGAACGGCCACCTCCAGTTCGGTCAGGTCACGCTGCGCGGCGCGCGGGCCGGCGACGCGGGACTCGCCGAAATCGCGGTTCCGGCGGAGTACGACCTCGTGCCCGGCGTCGCGCGCACCGAGACGGCCCACGCGGTCGCGCACGCGTACGTGCAGATCCGAGCTGACCTGGAGAGCGGCACGACCACCGCGCCCGACTTCGCCCACGCCGTGCACCGGCACCGCGAGCTCGAGCGGATCCGGCGCGCGGCTCGGAGCTGACCCGCTTCCGGCGTGGTATGCAGTCATGGCCGACGTCACGACGGGAGGCCACGATGCGGCGCGAACTGCTGGAGTCCGGCCGGACCACCCACGGCGGCTGGTGCTGCCTGCCCGGGCCGATCACGGCCGAGGTGATGGGCCGGGCGGGCTTCGACTGGGTGTGCGTGGACACCCAGCACGGGCTGATCGGCTACGACGTCCTCCCGTCGATGCTGCAGGCGCTGGCGCTCACCGGCACGCCCGCGCTGGTGCGGGTGCCGTGGAACCAGCCCGCCGAGATCATGCGGGCCCTCGACGCCGGGGCGTCCGGCGTGATCGTGCCGATGGTGCAGTCGGCGCGGGAGGCCGAGCAGGCCGTCCGCGCCTGCCGCTACCCGCCGCAGGGCGAGCGCAGCTTCGGGCCGATGGCACCGCTGATGCGCGACCGCGGGTTCAGCACCACCAAGGCGAACGACGAAGTGCTGTGCGCGGTGCAGATCGAGACGAGGTCCACTCTGGACGAGCTGGACGAGATCCTGTCGGTTCCTGGTGTGGACGTCGCCTACGTCGGCCCGGCCGACCTCGGCATCTCGCTCGGCGTGGCGCCGACGCTCGACGTCGTCGAGCCCGGGCACCTGGCGGCCGTCGAGCGGGTGCTGTCGGCCTGCCAGGAGCACGACGTCATCCCCGGCATCCACTGCGCCGACCCGCGAGGGGCCCGGCGGTGGCGCGACATGGGGTTCCGGCTGCTCGCGGTGGCCACCGACGTCCGGCTGCTGGAGCTGTCCGCGGCCGAGGCGGTGACCGGGGCCGGGCTATCCCGCTGAGTGCCTGTCACCTGCGTGGCGGTTCCGGTGGCGGAATCTCAGGCGGCTGCGCCGCTTCGGAGATCAAGGCGGACTGACGCCGGGGCCGGGCGATCCCGCAGGGAGCCCGGCAGGCACACTCGGCGGCGTGAGTGGAACGGTTCTGGTCCTCGGCGGCCGCAGCGAGATCGGCCTCGCCGTCGCCGAACGCCTGGTGAAGCGGGGCAACGACACGGTCGTGCTGGCGGCGCGGCGCAGCGGCGAGCTGGCCGCGGAGGAGGAGCGCCTGCGGCAGGCCGGTGCCACGACCGTCGCACGGGTCGAGTTCGACGCCGACGACGTCGAGGGCCACGGACCGCTGCTGGAAGCGGTGGTGGCCGAGCACGGCCGCATCGACGTGGTGGTGACGGCGTTCGGCATCCTCGGCGACCAGGAGCGCGCCGAGCGCGACGCCGCGCACGCCGTCCAGGTCGTGCACACCGACTACGTGGCGCACGTAAGCGTGCTGACCCACGTCGCGAACCTGCTGCGGGAGCAGGGCGGCGGCAGCGTGGTGGTCTACTCGTCGGTGGCCGGCGTGCGGGTGCGCCGCGCCAACTACGTCTACGGCTCCGCCAAGGCCGGGCTCGACGGGTTCGCCGGCGGGCTGGCCGACGCGCTGCACGGCAGCGGCGCGCACCTGCTGGTGGTGCGGCCCGGGTTCGTCATCGGGCGGATGACGACCGGGATGAGCCCGGCGCCGTGGTCGAGCACGCCGGACCAGGTCGCCGACGCGACCGTCAAGGCGCTGGCACGCCGCCGCCGGGTGGTGTGGGTGCCTCCGGTGCTGAGGCTGGTGTTCGCGGTCATGCGCCTGCTGCCGCAGGCGATCTGGCGCCGCATGCCCCGCTGAGCCTTCCGGCTACAGGTCGGTGATCCCGAGCAGGTCGCGCAGCGCGTCGTCGCCGCCGGGCGTCACGCGCACCGCTCGGTTGGAGCCGATGCGCTTGACCCAGCCGTTGGACAGGAACCTCTCGCAGAGCCTGGCGCCTGCCGCGCCGCCCAGGTGCGAACGCCGCTCGGTCCAGTCGAGGCAGCTGCGCGCGAGGGGGCGCCGGGTGCGGCGAAGCTCGGCCTCCTCCACGCCGATCGAGGCGAACCAGGCGATCCCGGTCCCGGTCAGGGCGAACCCGCCGGAGGTGTCCAGCAGCCCGGACTCCGCCATCGCGTCGGTGATCCGCACGCCGAGGCGTCCCGCGAGGTGGTCGTAGCAGGTCCGGCCGCGGGCCAGCGCGGCCGAGGTCGTCGCGGCCCGCAGGCTGCGGGGCTCCTCGCGGACCGGGCTCAGGTACGCGACGAAACCCTCCACCAGCTCGGCTGCCTGCGCGTCGGCGAGCTGGACGTAGCGGTGGCGGCCCTGCCGCCGCTCGACGAGCAGCCCGGACCCCACCAGGCGGCTCAGGTGCTCGCTGGCGGTGGAGAGCGCTACGCGGGCGTGCGCGGCGAGCTCGCTCGCGGTCCACGCCCTGCCGTCGAGCAGCGCGAGGCAGAACGCGGCGCGCGTGCTGTCGGCGAGCAGGCCCGCGAGGTCGGCGACCCGCTGGGCGGTGGATGGCATGGGCCCATTCTGCGCCCGCGACGCTTCGGCGGCCGCCGAACGGTCGTGGTCAGGTCAGCACAGGGGTATGCCCAGCGGCGGTGCCTCGCCGGTCACCTTCGGCAGGTCGGTGTAGAGGTCGGGGATCCAGTAGCCGTCGCTGAGCCTGTTCCAGACCGGTGAGGACTGCCCGGTGGTCGGGTCCGAGACCACGCGCCGGTGCCGGGCCTGGCAGACGATGGAGACCGCGGTGCCCTCGTGGTAGGTGGCCTTGTCGGTGTCACCGGGGACGTCGGGGGTCCGGAAGCGGAAGACGCCGAGGTGCTGCTGGTGCTGGGCCGACCAGGTCCCGACGATGTTGGCGCGCCAGACCACGGTCTGCGGGCGCAGCCACAGCAGCGAGGCCCACACCGCCGCGGCGACGGCGGCGACGGCGACCGCGGTCGCGAGGGCCAGCACGAACGGGCGGCGGGACCTGCGCGCCGGGCGAGCGTCGGGGGAGCTGGGCGGCTCGGGTGCGGCGTCGGACTGCTCGGAGGTGGCCGTGGCGGGCGTATCGGGGGATGGCGCGGGTGGAGTCGCGTTGGGCTGCTCTGAAGAGTCCGTAGCGGGCTCAGTTGCGTTGGGCTGTCCGGAGGAAGCCACGACGGGCTGTTCGGCGGGACGCTCCGGTAAGCCCACGTCGGAAGATGTTGGTGCGGTCGCAGCGGATTCGCCCACCTGGTCGGCTTTGCCGCGGGCTGATCGCCGCTGCTGCTGGTAGGCCTTGCGCGCCTGCTGGTAGAGCAGGTGCAGTTCGTCCGACCGGACGTCGACGGGCGTCCCGCGCCGGTGCGCCAGGTCGATGAGCTTGGACGCCAGCAACCACGCCTCGTCCACGACGCGCTCGCCGCTGAGGTAGCGCGACAGCGTCGACGGCGACCACGGCACGTGCTCGGAGAGCTGGCGCAGCGACAGTCCGGTCGCCTCGGCGAGTTCCTGGAGCCGCCCCGACCACCGCCCGATGTCGGGGTGCCGCTGTTCCAAGCGTGGGTCGACTGCCACCGCACCGTCCCCTGCCGTGTTCCCGGGAA is a window of Saccharopolyspora erythraea NRRL 2338 DNA encoding:
- a CDS encoding Gfo/Idh/MocA family protein; this encodes MTSKIGVGIVGLSVNGGWAARAHVPALAALDGYELRALAASGPESARAAGEHFGVAHGSVDDLVARDDVDLVVVTVKVPHHRELVMAALEAGKSVLSEWPLGNGLAEAEEMAAAAESRGLRGFVGLQARSAAPVRHLRDLISDGYVGEVLSTSIIASGGRWGATFEPRGEYLLDRGNGATMLTIPFGHTVDALAMVLGEFTEVSSTIATRRAEVGEEGTGRLAPMTAEDQLVVAGVLDGGAVASVHYRGGISHGTGFHWEINGTEGDLVISGENGHLQFGQVTLRGARAGDAGLAEIAVPAEYDLVPGVARTETAHAVAHAYVQIRADLESGTTTAPDFAHAVHRHRELERIRRAARS
- a CDS encoding helix-turn-helix domain-containing protein, with product MAVDPRLEQRHPDIGRWSGRLQELAEATGLSLRQLSEHVPWSPSTLSRYLSGERVVDEAWLLASKLIDLAHRRGTPVDVRSDELHLLYQQARKAYQQQRRSARGKADQVGESAATAPTSSDVGLPERPAEQPVVASSGQPNATEPATDSSEQPNATPPAPSPDTPATATSEQSDAAPEPPSSPDARPARRSRRPFVLALATAVAVAAVAAAVWASLLWLRPQTVVWRANIVGTWSAQHQQHLGVFRFRTPDVPGDTDKATYHEGTAVSIVCQARHRRVVSDPTTGQSSPVWNRLSDGYWIPDLYTDLPKVTGEAPPLGIPLC
- a CDS encoding HpcH/HpaI aldolase family protein; this encodes MRRELLESGRTTHGGWCCLPGPITAEVMGRAGFDWVCVDTQHGLIGYDVLPSMLQALALTGTPALVRVPWNQPAEIMRALDAGASGVIVPMVQSAREAEQAVRACRYPPQGERSFGPMAPLMRDRGFSTTKANDEVLCAVQIETRSTLDELDEILSVPGVDVAYVGPADLGISLGVAPTLDVVEPGHLAAVERVLSACQEHDVIPGIHCADPRGARRWRDMGFRLLAVATDVRLLELSAAEAVTGAGLSR
- a CDS encoding SAM-dependent methyltransferase, coding for MPNTDETSIPHVDTSQPSIARVYDAFVGGKDNFEVDRVVYRKILEIAPEAAEVGKQCRAWLIRVVRFLSGQAGIDQFLDLGSGLPTAENTHQAAQRLNPEARVVYIDNDPSVAAHGRALLEENDRTHFAVADLREPADLLADPIVTSNLDLTRPVALIQCNTLHHVTDDERPADIMRAYVDALAPGSYVAISHLFNPADGSDRAQLAEDSQKRFNAMMGSCYYRRREEIEELFCGLEMVEPGLSYLFDWWPDGPRLTPPAPGAHNLLGGVARKN
- a CDS encoding winged helix DNA-binding domain-containing protein; translation: MAVDVLSARDLNRATLHRQLLLERSTRTPVEAVEHLVGMQAQVPIPPYFGLWTRLDGFAPDDLAQRLLDRSLVRIVLMRSTVHLVTADDCLTLRPLMQPPIDRDLARNHPVGVEHREIAAYGRKLLDEKPRTLAQLRPLLAERWPQEDPARLGYAVRSLLPLVQIPPRAVWGRSGQPTYATAETWLGRQLDPVPSLEDVVRRYLAAFGPATVADVQTWSGLIGLRELVRGLGLRVFRDEHGRELFDLPDAPRPEPDVPAPPRFLPPYDNVLLSHADRTRIMTERHRKLLFGANSGVFPGTVLLDGFVRGTWEISRQGTTAVLHVRPLARLSRRDSAALEAEGRGLLGFAEESAEQHEVRFGAAE
- a CDS encoding ArsR/SmtB family transcription factor, with amino-acid sequence MPSTAQRVADLAGLLADSTRAAFCLALLDGRAWTASELAAHARVALSTASEHLSRLVGSGLLVERRQGRHRYVQLADAQAAELVEGFVAYLSPVREEPRSLRAATTSAALARGRTCYDHLAGRLGVRITDAMAESGLLDTSGGFALTGTGIAWFASIGVEEAELRRTRRPLARSCLDWTERRSHLGGAAGARLCERFLSNGWVKRIGSNRAVRVTPGGDDALRDLLGITDL
- a CDS encoding ArsR/SmtB family transcription factor → MASRTASPLLHPDESEIDFFAVLSALCDPVRLSIVRALDQRTEVACGTFDLPVAKSALSRHFRVLRESGLIRQRDDGTRRLNTLRRDELDRRFPGFLDLVLREAAR
- a CDS encoding decaprenylphospho-beta-D-erythro-pentofuranosid-2-ulose 2-reductase, with the protein product MSGTVLVLGGRSEIGLAVAERLVKRGNDTVVLAARRSGELAAEEERLRQAGATTVARVEFDADDVEGHGPLLEAVVAEHGRIDVVVTAFGILGDQERAERDAAHAVQVVHTDYVAHVSVLTHVANLLREQGGGSVVVYSSVAGVRVRRANYVYGSAKAGLDGFAGGLADALHGSGAHLLVVRPGFVIGRMTTGMSPAPWSSTPDQVADATVKALARRRRVVWVPPVLRLVFAVMRLLPQAIWRRMPR